The Gemmatimonadaceae bacterium sequence AGGCGCTGCAAATCGTCGCCGAATCGCCACCCGACCTGATCCTCCTCGACGTCATGATGCCACAGATCAGTGGCCTCGAGGTGGCGAAGAAGATCAAGGCGAATGTCAGCCTGCCGTTCATTCCGATCATCATGCAGACGGCGCTCGATGCGACCGAGAACAAGGTCGAGGGACTCGAGGCGGGTGCCGACGACTACATCACCAAGCCGATCGACTTCGCCGAGCTCAAAGCGCGCGTCAACTCGATGCTGCGCATCAAGAGGCTCCAGGCCGAGCTGGAAGACCGCGAGCGCGAGTTGCTCGACGTCAACGAGCAGTTGCTCCACATGAGCCAGACGGACGCGCTCACGGGCCTCGACAACCGGCGGCATCTCGAGCACCGGCTCGAGGAGATGTTCGCGCACGCGCGCCGCTTCAAGGAGCCGGTCGCGTGCGTCATTTGTGATCTGGACCGCTTCAAGGCCGTGAACGACACGTACGGCCACCCGGCCGGCGACGAAGTGCTGCGGCAGCTCGCGCAGATCCTCCGCCGCGAGGCCCGGTCGATCGACCGCGTGGGCCGTTTCGGCGGCGAAGAATTCATGTTCCTGCTGCCCGGCGCCGGCACCGAGGCCGCGGCATTGTTCGCCGAGCGGGTGCGCAAACAGGTCGAGTCGCATACATTCACGTTCAACGGTGGCGGGACGTCGATTCGCCGCACGGCGAGCTTCGGCGTTTCCGCGTGGCCGCACTCGCACATCGGCTCGCCCGAGGTGCTGGTGCGAACGGCCGACGAGGCGTTGTACGTCGCCAAGGAAACCGGCCGCAACCGTGTCGTGCGGTTCGATAGTGACGCATTCAACGCGCACACCACGCCGGAAGATGGACGAGACCAGCCATCCGCCTCAGGATCCGACGTACGCTCTTCACGCCCAGCACCCCGGGTCGCGCCAATCGGCGACGCCGGGGTCCGATGGGAGAGATGACGAGCTCGCCCGACTGCACGGTCGAATAGCCGAGCTTCAGCGCGAGCGCGACCACCTGGTCGCCATCGTCGACATCCTGCAAGAAATCTCATCCTCGCTTCACTTCGTCGACATTCTGCAGGCGATCGCGCGGAAGCTGGGTGACGCGTTCGGCCTCGATCGCGCATCGATCTTCCTGTCCGGCGAAAAAGACGAGGTTCGGCTCGTCGCGAGCTACGAAGATCCCGCGATCCGCAATCTCGTCGTCGATCTCAATCGCTATCCTGAGCTCAAGCGCGCGTTCGAATCGGGGGACACGGTGTTCATCCCCGACGCCTCCGCCGACCCCGACCTCAAGGCGATCCGGGACAAGCTCGATTCGCGCAACGTGCGATCGATCGTCGTGCTGCCGATTCGTTGGCAGTCGTCGACGATCGGCGCGATCTTCCTCCGCACCGATCGCGACTCGCAGCCGTTCTCCGAGTCGGACATTCGCTTCTGCCAGGTCGTCGCCTCGCTCACCGCGAAGGCGCTGCTCAACGCGCACCGGCTCGAGGCGGTGATGCGCGACCAGAAGGACACGCTCGCCGCTCAGAAACGCGGCGACCTCCAACGAATCGCGCTCGTCTCGTTCTTCCGGCGCCTGCTCGACCGCTACGCGTCGAGTTACGATCAGGCTTGGGCGGAGAGCCTTCTCCCCAAAGCGTCGGGCGAGGAGCTCGACCGGCTCGTCGGCGTCGCGATGCAAGTCATCGATGAAGAATCCAAAGGATGACGACGACCTGAGCGAGTTGGCGGCGCGCGCCGACGAACTTCGCCGACAGATCGACCGCGCGTCGTACGAGTACCACGTTCTCGACCAGCCGACGATCTCCGACAAGGAGTACGATCGGCTCTACCGCCAGCTCGTCGAGCTCGAGGAGGCGCACCCGACCCTCCGCACCACCGACTCGCCCACGCAACGCGTCGGCGCCGAGCCGGTCAGCCAGCTCGCGAAGCACACGCACCTCGTGCCGATGCTCTCGCTCGCCAACACGTTCAACGAAGAAGAGCTCGCGGCGTGGGAGGAGCGCATCGTTCGAATCGCCGGCGAAGAGGTCCGCGACGCGGGCTACACGTGCGAGCTCAAGATCGACGGGGCCGCGGTCAGTCTGACATACCAAGATGGCGTATTCGTCGAGGGCACGACCCGCGGCAACGGAATCATCGGCGAGGCGGTGACGGCGAATCTGCGCACGATTCGCGACGTGCCCCTCAAGCTGCGCGGATCCGACTTTCCGCCGGTCATGGAGATTCGCGGCGAAGTGTACATGACGTTCAGCGGCTTCGAGCGCATGAACGAGCAGCGCATCGCCGCCGGCCAACCGGTTTTCGCGAACCCTCGCAATTCCGCCGCGGGTGGGCTCCGGCAGCTCGATCCCAAAGCCACCGCCGCGCGGCCACTGCATTTCTTCGGCTACGCCATCGCGCTCCCGGACGGCGCGAAGCTTCCCGTGACGACCCAGGACGAATTGCTCGCGCGCCTCAGCGCTTGGGGCGTGCCGGTCGCGCCGCACCACGAGCGGTGCGCGACTCTCAAGGAAGTGCACGATTGGGCGCGCAACGTCGAACACTCCGTGCGCGCGGCTATCGACTTCGCCATCGACGGCGGCGTCGTCAAAGTGAACGAGCTGCGCCTCTGGCCGGACCTGGGCGTCGTCGGCGGACGCGAGCCGCGCTACGCGATTGCGCGCAAGTTCGCGCCCGACATCGCCGAGACCACGCTGCGCTCGATCAACGTGAACGTCGGTCGCACCGGCACCATCAATCCATACGCCGTCCTCGAACCGGTGGAAATCGGCGGCGCGCAGGTGCAGCTCGCCACGCTCCATAATTTCGACCTCGTCGCGCGCAAGGATCTGCGGGTCGGCGACGTGGTGCAGGTCAAACGCGCCGGCGAAGTCATTCCGCAGATCATCGGCCCCGTGCCGGACAAGCGCGACGCGCAGAATCCGCCGCCGCCCTACTCGCCGCCGACGCACTGCCCCGCGTGCAACACCGCGCTGGTCCCCGGCAACGAGCTGGGAATGCTCTACTGCCCCAACTTCGCGTGTCCCGGGCGGCAGCTCGAAGGATTGGTGCACTTCGCGTCACGCGGCGCGATGGACATCCGCGGCCTCTCGTACGCGCGCATCAAGCAACTAATCGAAGCGGGGCTCGTCTCCGACGCCGCCGACCTGTATGACCTCACCGCGGAGCAACTAGAGGAGATCGAGCGCCTCGCCGAGAAGAGCGCCGGCAACCTCGTGCACGCCATCGCCGCGACGAAACAGCAGCCGCTGTCGAAGCTCCTGTTCGCGCTGGGCATCGAGCACGTCGGCGAGACGGCGGCGCGAGAGATCGCGCGTCACTTCGGCACGATGGACGCGATCCTTTCCGCCACCGTGGACGACATCCTCGGCGTCCACGGGATCGGCGACAAGATCGCCGAATCGATCGTCGGCTGGTTCGCGGACGACCGGGCCCGACGCCTGATCGAGCGTCTTCGCGAGCGGGGGCTTAGGTTCGACGAACCCGTCACCCGGTCGGGTGGAACCTTCAAGGGCCTCACGATCGTCATTACGGGGACGCTCCCGACGCTTTCCCGGGAACAGGCCACCGCGCTCGTCGAGGGGAACGGCGGCAGAGTCTCAGGGAGCGTGTCGAAGAAGACGGCTTTCGTGGTGGTCGGAGCGGACGCGGGCAGCAAGTTGGAAAAGGCGCGTCAGCTCGGCGTCGAGACCATCGATGAAGACGAGCTGAAACGCCGGGTTGGTCTGGCGACCGGGTGACAACGCCTGGCGATTTTTTGGGGGGAGGGGGAAGAGCTCGATGCCACAGTCGATCGGTCTGAACGAGAACGCGCTGGTCGCGATCACGCGCGACTCGCTGAACGCGCTCCGCGCCGCCCTGTTTCGCGAGGTCGGTCCGGGCGCCGCGGCGCTGTTGCAGGAGGCCGGATTCGCGGGTGGACCTGCCCTCTACGCCGCCTTCGGCCGATGGCTGTCGTCCCGCCGCCTCCCCGCCCCCGAGTCCCTCGCCGCCGAAGACTTCGGGAAACGCGCGTCGGAGTTCTTCCGCGACATCGGCTGGGGATCGGTCACGGTCGGCGAGTTGGCGTCGGTAATGACGCTCGATTCGAGCGACTGGGCGGAGGGCGATCCGGATCACCCCCTGGACTTCCCGGGCTGCTACTACACGGCCGGCGCCTTCGCCGAATTCTTCGGGCGCGTGGCGGGCGAGCCGGTGGCCGTGATGGAAGTCGAGTGCCGCTCCATGGGCGCGGAGCGCTGCCGCTTTCTGGTGGGCGGCACGGACGTCATGCAGCGCGTGTACGACGCGATGGGCGAAGGCGTCGCCTACGACGAGGCGGTTTCCGCGGGGATCTGAGGCCTAGCCCTCGCTCTTCAGCGCGTCTGCGTAGAGCGGATTCGGGAGCAGGTCGCCGTCGATGAGGACCTCACGGTCCCACGGCAGGACGATGGTGCTCTCCGTGGCCAAAGCGTGAAAATCCGGCGTGTATGCGCCGGTCTGAAACGCCACCGCGGTGCGAACTTCCGCCGCGCCGGCGTTGACCATCGCCGCCACGGCGAGCCGGATCGTGTCGCCCGTGTCGCAGGTCTCGTCGACGATCAATACTCGGCGATTCCTGACCGACGATGGCGCCGCGCTCAAGACCGCCGGAGTTTCGCGAACGGACTCGCTCCCGAAACGGCGGCTGACGACCATCGAGTGGAACTCGCGTCCCAGGATCGCGGCGATGACCGCCGCGGGGACGACCCCCGCCGTCGCTATCCCGACGACGACCTC is a genomic window containing:
- a CDS encoding GAF domain-containing protein, producing MDETSHPPQDPTYALHAQHPGSRQSATPGSDGRDDELARLHGRIAELQRERDHLVAIVDILQEISSSLHFVDILQAIARKLGDAFGLDRASIFLSGEKDEVRLVASYEDPAIRNLVVDLNRYPELKRAFESGDTVFIPDASADPDLKAIRDKLDSRNVRSIVVLPIRWQSSTIGAIFLRTDRDSQPFSESDIRFCQVVASLTAKALLNAHRLEAVMRDQKDTLAAQKRGDLQRIALVSFFRRLLDRYASSYDQAWAESLLPKASGEELDRLVGVAMQVIDEESKG
- a CDS encoding phosphoribosyltransferase yields the protein MSPRRTTVEHSKGIFEVEWPLFGELSRGLALKVARAYDPEVVVGIATAGVVPAAVIAAILGREFHSMVVSRRFGSESVRETPAVLSAAPSSVRNRRVLIVDETCDTGDTIRLAVAAMVNAGAAEVRTAVAFQTGAYTPDFHALATESTIVLPWDREVLIDGDLLPNPLYADALKSEG
- a CDS encoding V4R domain-containing protein, whose amino-acid sequence is MPQSIGLNENALVAITRDSLNALRAALFREVGPGAAALLQEAGFAGGPALYAAFGRWLSSRRLPAPESLAAEDFGKRASEFFRDIGWGSVTVGELASVMTLDSSDWAEGDPDHPLDFPGCYYTAGAFAEFFGRVAGEPVAVMEVECRSMGAERCRFLVGGTDVMQRVYDAMGEGVAYDEAVSAGI
- the ligA gene encoding NAD-dependent DNA ligase LigA — encoded protein: MKNPKDDDDLSELAARADELRRQIDRASYEYHVLDQPTISDKEYDRLYRQLVELEEAHPTLRTTDSPTQRVGAEPVSQLAKHTHLVPMLSLANTFNEEELAAWEERIVRIAGEEVRDAGYTCELKIDGAAVSLTYQDGVFVEGTTRGNGIIGEAVTANLRTIRDVPLKLRGSDFPPVMEIRGEVYMTFSGFERMNEQRIAAGQPVFANPRNSAAGGLRQLDPKATAARPLHFFGYAIALPDGAKLPVTTQDELLARLSAWGVPVAPHHERCATLKEVHDWARNVEHSVRAAIDFAIDGGVVKVNELRLWPDLGVVGGREPRYAIARKFAPDIAETTLRSINVNVGRTGTINPYAVLEPVEIGGAQVQLATLHNFDLVARKDLRVGDVVQVKRAGEVIPQIIGPVPDKRDAQNPPPPYSPPTHCPACNTALVPGNELGMLYCPNFACPGRQLEGLVHFASRGAMDIRGLSYARIKQLIEAGLVSDAADLYDLTAEQLEEIERLAEKSAGNLVHAIAATKQQPLSKLLFALGIEHVGETAAREIARHFGTMDAILSATVDDILGVHGIGDKIAESIVGWFADDRARRLIERLRERGLRFDEPVTRSGGTFKGLTIVITGTLPTLSREQATALVEGNGGRVSGSVSKKTAFVVVGADAGSKLEKARQLGVETIDEDELKRRVGLATG
- a CDS encoding diguanylate cyclase, whose translation is ALQIVAESPPDLILLDVMMPQISGLEVAKKIKANVSLPFIPIIMQTALDATENKVEGLEAGADDYITKPIDFAELKARVNSMLRIKRLQAELEDRERELLDVNEQLLHMSQTDALTGLDNRRHLEHRLEEMFAHARRFKEPVACVICDLDRFKAVNDTYGHPAGDEVLRQLAQILRREARSIDRVGRFGGEEFMFLLPGAGTEAAALFAERVRKQVESHTFTFNGGGTSIRRTASFGVSAWPHSHIGSPEVLVRTADEALYVAKETGRNRVVRFDSDAFNAHTTPEDGRDQPSASGSDVRSSRPAPRVAPIGDAGVRWER